One segment of Streptosporangium brasiliense DNA contains the following:
- a CDS encoding LCP family protein, translating to MRDPEEGDSGVQVGGDAYGTVRVNPRRERRSVRGARSRRRGLFVAGALSCLVLSSSGVTWALTNYAERKIEAVDAGVPGSQSTGAMNILVVGVDRRDNLSRQKQNQLKLGRESGERTDTMMVLHLSEDHTRATVVSLPRDTWTTIPGKGDHKINAAYQLGGPKLAVRTVQNATGLTIHHYVEVNVLGFIEVVDALGGVSVCTPVAINDPKTALTLQPGTYSLDGVKALAYARTRATARSDLDRIDRQQQVISAMLHQALSGDTLTNPVRLASFVDTALGTLRVDDALRKDLLGLANQLKDVSTDDVAFATVPLADVDYRTPTNESAVLWDKDAAKELFRRIAADEPLVEPAKPAKSTASPAATPSATPSPSATALTVPPSRISVKVLNGTPITGLGARTRTDLLKAGFLVPEAAGDTKDRDHDKTVIRYGPGREDSARTLAAALSGAETRLVEDLGDRIEVIVGRKYPGAKKVTVDEAVKPSATPSATPAPTARTATQNICKK from the coding sequence ATGCGCGACCCGGAAGAGGGCGACTCGGGTGTGCAGGTGGGCGGTGACGCCTACGGCACCGTCCGGGTCAATCCGAGGCGTGAGCGCAGGTCCGTGCGGGGAGCCCGGTCCCGGCGCCGCGGCCTGTTCGTCGCCGGCGCGCTCTCGTGCCTGGTCCTGAGCAGCTCCGGGGTGACGTGGGCGCTGACGAACTACGCCGAGCGGAAGATCGAGGCGGTCGACGCCGGGGTGCCCGGCTCGCAGTCCACCGGCGCGATGAACATCCTGGTGGTCGGCGTGGACCGGCGCGACAACCTCTCCCGGCAGAAGCAGAACCAGCTCAAACTCGGCCGCGAGAGCGGCGAGCGGACCGACACCATGATGGTGCTCCACCTTTCGGAGGACCACACCAGGGCGACCGTGGTCAGTCTCCCCCGCGACACCTGGACGACGATCCCCGGCAAGGGCGACCACAAGATCAACGCCGCCTACCAGCTCGGCGGCCCGAAGCTCGCCGTGCGGACCGTGCAGAACGCCACCGGGCTGACCATCCACCACTACGTCGAGGTCAACGTGCTCGGCTTCATCGAGGTGGTCGACGCGCTGGGGGGCGTCTCGGTGTGCACCCCGGTCGCGATCAACGACCCGAAGACCGCGCTCACGCTCCAGCCGGGCACCTACTCCCTCGACGGCGTCAAGGCCCTCGCCTACGCCCGCACCCGGGCCACCGCCCGCTCCGACCTCGACCGCATCGACCGCCAGCAGCAGGTGATCTCCGCCATGCTGCACCAGGCGCTCAGCGGCGACACGCTCACCAACCCGGTCAGGCTCGCCTCCTTCGTCGACACCGCCCTCGGCACGCTCCGGGTGGACGACGCCCTCCGCAAGGACCTGCTCGGCCTGGCCAACCAGCTCAAGGACGTCTCCACCGACGACGTGGCCTTCGCCACGGTCCCGCTCGCCGACGTCGACTACAGGACGCCGACCAACGAGTCCGCCGTGCTCTGGGACAAGGACGCGGCCAAAGAGCTGTTCCGCCGGATCGCCGCCGACGAGCCGCTCGTCGAGCCCGCCAAGCCCGCCAAGTCCACGGCGAGCCCGGCCGCGACACCGAGCGCGACGCCGTCCCCCTCGGCCACCGCGCTGACCGTGCCGCCCTCGCGGATCTCGGTCAAGGTGCTCAACGGCACCCCGATCACCGGCCTCGGCGCGCGGACCCGGACGGACCTGCTGAAAGCCGGGTTCCTGGTCCCCGAGGCGGCCGGCGACACCAAGGACAGAGACCACGACAAGACGGTCATCCGATACGGCCCGGGCCGCGAGGACTCGGCGCGGACCCTGGCCGCCGCGCTGTCCGGCGCGGAGACGCGCCTGGTGGAGGACCTCGGCGACCGGATCGAGGTGATCGTCGGCCGGAAGTATCCGGGGGCCAAGAAGGTCACCGTCGACGAGGCCGTCAAGCCGTCCGCGACCCCCTCCGCCACCCCCGCCCCCACGGCCAGGACCGCTACCCAGAACATCTGCAAGAAATGA
- a CDS encoding STAS domain-containing protein, with protein sequence MPAFDVQSWNNGPCVVVRAAGELDMAVAPRLRAEVDRALETPGHPCLVMDLTEVPFCDSVGLGILVGALTRIKDTHGRLILVVSPGMITHLLTITNLNRHFETCGSLREALDAAA encoded by the coding sequence ATGCCGGCATTCGATGTTCAGAGTTGGAACAACGGTCCCTGCGTGGTGGTGCGGGCGGCGGGCGAGCTCGACATGGCCGTCGCCCCCAGGCTCCGTGCGGAGGTGGACCGAGCCCTGGAGACCCCCGGTCACCCATGCCTGGTGATGGACCTGACCGAGGTGCCGTTCTGCGACTCGGTGGGGCTGGGCATCCTGGTGGGCGCGCTCACCAGGATCAAGGACACCCACGGCCGCCTCATCCTGGTGGTGAGCCCCGGAATGATCACCCATCTGTTGACGATCACCAATCTCAACCGGCACTTCGAGACGTGCGGGAGCCTGCGCGAGGCCCTCGACGCCGCCGCCTGA
- a CDS encoding alpha/beta fold hydrolase: protein MFPVPIAAGAIALAVLLAGPPAATATAGQPERAVSWRTCPAYSDEAIHGTGVPDERIPKVRALLGSMECGTVSVPLDYRKPRGRQITIAITRLKAVDQVHRLGSLALNPGGPGGSGYLMPVEIIMMSETNARLNDRYDLIGFDPRGVGYSTKVNCSHPGGKPPAPGPLTKEAARRVYDSEVDHNGACGRSDPGFLGGLTTVTMARDLDRVRIALGERKLDFFGVSWGTWLGAVYRSTFPGSVGRMFLDSVALPRFRLDDFENGRTAASERNFSRMAAWIAQRHGTYGFGTTPAQVRTAILALRRAYDETPRRYTDLAMAADGAMVAMLAIQPSPEWPRAGKALKELRDATGTTAPPTIKEIFGGGPQEPPPSDAPERINPTAGQAVFCNEDPSRLGFSAAWAEYQRRLERNPVTGRASRFSAGCAGWPLPVQKIRVHHTGGSLVLSGHRYEAISPYEWTTQMQSTIGGTVFTVNDDMHGSVLRECPAKLVSYFTTGRIAWGCDGAATP from the coding sequence ATGTTCCCGGTTCCGATAGCTGCAGGCGCCATCGCGCTGGCGGTCCTGCTCGCAGGTCCGCCCGCCGCGACGGCGACGGCAGGACAACCCGAGCGGGCGGTCAGCTGGCGCACCTGCCCCGCCTACTCGGATGAAGCGATCCACGGCACCGGCGTCCCCGACGAACGGATACCGAAGGTCCGCGCCCTGCTGGGCAGTATGGAGTGTGGAACAGTCAGCGTTCCGCTGGACTACCGCAAGCCGCGCGGCCGGCAGATCACCATCGCGATCACCCGGCTCAAGGCCGTGGATCAGGTGCACCGACTGGGCAGCCTGGCGCTCAACCCGGGCGGGCCCGGCGGCAGCGGATACCTCATGCCCGTCGAGATCATCATGATGAGCGAGACGAACGCCCGGCTCAACGACCGGTACGACCTGATCGGCTTCGATCCTCGCGGAGTCGGCTACAGCACCAAGGTCAACTGCTCGCATCCTGGTGGAAAGCCGCCAGCGCCGGGGCCGCTGACCAAGGAGGCGGCCAGGCGCGTCTATGACAGCGAGGTGGACCACAATGGAGCCTGCGGACGATCCGACCCCGGCTTCCTCGGCGGACTCACCACGGTGACCATGGCCCGCGACCTTGATCGGGTGCGGATCGCACTGGGCGAGCGGAAGCTCGACTTCTTCGGCGTGTCCTGGGGCACCTGGCTCGGCGCGGTGTACCGCAGTACCTTCCCCGGCAGCGTGGGGCGCATGTTCCTGGACAGCGTGGCGCTTCCGCGGTTCCGCCTGGACGACTTCGAGAACGGACGCACCGCGGCGTCCGAGCGCAACTTTTCCCGCATGGCGGCGTGGATCGCACAGCGTCACGGCACCTACGGCTTCGGTACCACCCCGGCGCAGGTGCGGACCGCGATCCTGGCGCTCCGCCGCGCCTACGACGAGACCCCGAGGCGGTACACCGATCTGGCGATGGCCGCCGACGGCGCGATGGTCGCCATGCTTGCCATCCAGCCCTCACCGGAATGGCCGCGGGCCGGCAAGGCGCTCAAGGAGTTGCGTGACGCCACCGGCACCACCGCGCCGCCCACCATCAAGGAGATCTTCGGTGGAGGCCCGCAAGAGCCCCCGCCGTCCGACGCGCCGGAGCGGATCAACCCGACAGCGGGCCAGGCGGTCTTCTGCAACGAGGACCCCAGCCGGCTTGGCTTCTCCGCCGCCTGGGCGGAGTACCAGCGGCGCCTTGAGCGGAACCCGGTGACCGGACGGGCCAGCCGCTTCTCCGCCGGCTGCGCCGGCTGGCCGCTGCCGGTGCAGAAGATCCGGGTGCACCACACCGGAGGGTCGCTGGTGCTGTCCGGACACCGCTACGAAGCCATCTCCCCGTACGAGTGGACGACGCAGATGCAGTCGACCATCGGCGGCACGGTGTTCACCGTCAACGACGACATGCACGGGTCCGTTCTGCGGGAGTGCCCCGCCAAGCTGGTGTCGTACTTCACCACTGGCCGAATCGCTTGGGGCTGCGACGGCGCCGCGACGCCGTAG
- a CDS encoding ABC transporter permease, whose product MTHAKLSPARLAAVDVLRVGASGLRARPTRVILSALGIAIGIAAMIAVIGISSSSREQLLRQLDRLGTNLLTVAPGRTLFGEEAKLPTSALSMIKRIAPVLTASATGTVDSTVRRTDHIPEAVTGGISVQAASAELLVTLEGGVSKGTWLNAATEREPAIVLGSEAARRLGLVRTGVRVWVGNRWFTVIGILGPMPLAPEIERSALVGFPAAETYLGFDGHPTTLYERSAEEAVEAVRAVLPRTANPENPEEVEVSRPSDALAARAAAADAFTSLLLGLGAVALLVGGVGVANTMVVSVLERRKEIGLRRSLGATRGQIRIQFLSESLLLSALGGVAGAVLGALATAGYALSRGWPPVVPPWAIGGAVGATLVIGTIAGIYPAMRAARLSPTIALTAT is encoded by the coding sequence ATGACACACGCGAAGCTGTCACCTGCCCGGCTTGCTGCCGTCGACGTGCTGCGTGTCGGGGCGTCCGGGCTACGGGCCCGCCCCACCCGGGTCATCCTGTCCGCACTCGGCATCGCCATCGGCATCGCCGCCATGATCGCGGTGATCGGCATCTCGTCCTCGTCGCGGGAGCAGCTGCTGCGCCAGCTCGACCGGCTCGGCACCAACCTGCTCACCGTCGCGCCCGGCCGAACCCTGTTCGGGGAGGAGGCCAAGCTGCCCACCTCCGCGCTGAGCATGATCAAACGTATCGCCCCCGTCCTCACGGCCTCGGCCACCGGGACGGTCGACAGCACCGTGCGGCGCACCGACCACATCCCCGAGGCGGTGACCGGCGGCATCTCCGTCCAGGCCGCGAGCGCCGAGCTGCTGGTCACACTGGAGGGTGGCGTCTCCAAGGGGACATGGCTAAACGCCGCCACCGAACGGGAACCCGCCATCGTGCTCGGCTCGGAGGCCGCCAGGCGGCTCGGCCTCGTCAGGACCGGCGTGCGGGTGTGGGTGGGCAACCGATGGTTCACCGTCATCGGCATCCTGGGGCCGATGCCGCTCGCCCCGGAGATCGAACGCTCGGCGCTTGTCGGATTCCCCGCTGCCGAGACCTACCTGGGCTTCGACGGGCACCCCACGACGCTCTACGAGCGTTCTGCCGAGGAGGCGGTGGAGGCCGTCAGGGCGGTGCTGCCGCGCACCGCCAATCCGGAGAACCCGGAGGAGGTCGAGGTCAGCAGGCCCTCGGACGCGCTGGCCGCACGGGCCGCCGCAGCGGACGCGTTCACCAGCCTGTTACTCGGACTCGGCGCGGTGGCACTGCTCGTCGGCGGGGTCGGCGTAGCCAACACGATGGTGGTCTCGGTGCTGGAGCGCCGCAAGGAGATCGGCCTGCGCCGCTCCCTGGGGGCCACCCGGGGGCAGATCCGCATCCAGTTCCTGTCGGAGTCCCTACTGCTCTCCGCGCTTGGCGGCGTCGCCGGGGCGGTGCTGGGCGCCTTGGCGACGGCCGGCTACGCGCTGTCGAGGGGCTGGCCGCCCGTCGTGCCGCCGTGGGCGATCGGCGGAGCGGTCGGCGCCACGCTCGTCATCGGCACGATCGCCGGCATCTATCCCGCCATGCGCGCAGCCCGCCTGTCCCCGACGATCGCCCTGACCGCCACCTGA
- a CDS encoding ABC transporter ATP-binding protein, with translation MSIVELRGVTKVYGGQVEALRGVDLTVEYGELLAIVGPSGSGKSTVLQLIGTLDRPTAGSVRIAGHDVAELSDRELSALRARHLGFVFQQFHLAVGVSALDNVADGLLYTGIALRERRERAEVALERVGLGHRLGHRPDQMSGGEQQRVAVARAVVGDPPLLLADEPTGNLDSHSGAEVLRVLRDLHAVGTTIAVITHDTEIAEWCPRQVRVRDGQIIADGGPGNGRRPSAEIAKGAGP, from the coding sequence ATGAGCATCGTCGAACTGCGGGGCGTGACCAAGGTCTACGGCGGACAGGTCGAGGCGCTCCGCGGTGTGGACCTGACGGTCGAGTATGGCGAGTTGCTGGCCATCGTCGGCCCTTCCGGCTCCGGCAAGTCGACCGTGCTTCAGCTGATCGGAACCCTGGACCGGCCCACGGCAGGGAGCGTGCGCATCGCCGGCCACGACGTGGCCGAGCTGTCAGACAGGGAGTTGTCAGCGCTGCGCGCCCGCCACCTGGGATTCGTGTTCCAGCAGTTCCACTTGGCCGTCGGCGTGAGCGCGCTGGACAACGTGGCCGACGGCCTGCTTTACACCGGCATCGCGCTGCGCGAGCGGCGCGAGCGGGCCGAGGTCGCCCTGGAACGGGTCGGCCTCGGCCATCGGCTGGGTCACAGGCCGGACCAGATGTCGGGCGGCGAGCAGCAGCGGGTCGCGGTCGCCAGGGCCGTGGTGGGCGATCCGCCGCTGCTGCTCGCCGACGAGCCGACCGGCAACCTCGACTCGCACTCAGGGGCCGAGGTGCTGCGGGTGCTGCGCGACCTGCACGCCGTCGGGACCACGATTGCGGTCATCACCCACGACACCGAGATCGCCGAATGGTGCCCGCGGCAGGTCCGGGTACGCGACGGCCAGATCATCGCCGACGGCGGCCCCGGCAACGGCCGCCGCCCGTCGGCGGAGATCGCGAAGGGAGCAGGCCCATGA
- a CDS encoding peptidoglycan-binding protein encodes MKKLLARGGVALLAVAATWTALVLFDGDGGTAPPSRQPVPATATIIRQDLVDTKTVDGALTYSGERLLTSGAAGTVTWVAAEGTVIRRGRPLLKIDRKPLVLMYGGLPLYRELRQGVTQGPDVEQLERNLKALGYGGSLTVDERFSYATYLAVRQWQDDLGLPRTGWVDATQVVFVPAAVRVTEAKVDVGGRVGPGRAVLTVSGIRRLVHVDLDTDDQALARKGARVAVKLPGGERIGGEITLVGTVARSARSGQGQDSGETTVDVDITLNKTPRTKLDQAPVDVELESERHEDVLAVPVEALLALREGGFGVEVVEGSATRIVPVEIGVFGGGKVEIGGTGLVEGMQVGVPAT; translated from the coding sequence GTGAAGAAGCTTCTCGCGCGCGGCGGCGTCGCCCTGCTCGCGGTGGCGGCCACCTGGACGGCGTTGGTCCTGTTCGACGGCGACGGCGGCACCGCCCCGCCGAGCAGGCAGCCGGTCCCGGCGACCGCGACGATCATCAGGCAGGACCTGGTGGACACCAAGACCGTGGACGGCGCGCTCACCTACTCCGGCGAGCGCCTCCTGACCAGCGGCGCGGCCGGAACCGTGACCTGGGTGGCCGCCGAGGGCACGGTGATCCGCCGCGGCCGCCCGCTGCTCAAGATCGATCGGAAGCCGCTCGTGCTGATGTACGGCGGGCTGCCGCTCTACCGGGAGCTGCGGCAGGGCGTCACCCAAGGCCCGGACGTCGAGCAGCTGGAGCGCAACCTGAAGGCGCTCGGCTACGGCGGCTCGCTGACCGTGGACGAGCGCTTCAGCTACGCGACCTACCTGGCCGTCAGGCAGTGGCAGGACGATCTGGGCCTGCCGAGGACGGGGTGGGTGGACGCGACGCAGGTCGTGTTCGTGCCTGCCGCGGTCCGGGTGACCGAGGCGAAGGTCGATGTCGGCGGGCGTGTCGGCCCGGGGCGAGCGGTGCTCACGGTCAGCGGCATCCGGCGGCTGGTGCACGTGGATCTCGACACCGACGACCAGGCACTGGCCAGGAAGGGTGCCAGGGTCGCCGTCAAGCTGCCGGGCGGCGAGCGGATCGGCGGGGAGATCACCTTGGTGGGTACGGTCGCCAGGTCCGCCAGGTCCGGGCAGGGCCAGGACAGCGGCGAGACCACCGTCGATGTCGACATCACCCTGAACAAGACGCCACGCACCAAGCTCGACCAGGCCCCGGTCGACGTCGAACTGGAGAGCGAACGCCATGAGGACGTGCTCGCCGTACCGGTCGAGGCGCTGCTGGCGCTGCGCGAAGGCGGGTTCGGCGTCGAGGTCGTCGAAGGCTCCGCCACCAGGATCGTGCCGGTGGAGATCGGCGTGTTCGGCGGTGGCAAGGTGGAGATCGGCGGCACCGGCCTCGTGGAGGGCATGCAGGTCGGGGTGCCCGCCACATGA
- a CDS encoding RNA polymerase sigma factor translates to MRLSEDPMAIEAFYRRHVDAVMRFVVRRVSDPHLAADLTADIFLAVLDSADTYRSSRGGEIGWLYGVARNVVAAHHRRTAREARATGRVAGRRMMDDNDLVRMEERIDAARQTRRALEAMGNLPEGERAVLELVVHDQLTVTEAAAALGIGKVTARVRLHRARRALGNVASPSAVYVEGQA, encoded by the coding sequence GTGCGCCTCAGTGAAGATCCCATGGCCATCGAGGCCTTCTACCGCCGCCACGTCGATGCTGTCATGCGGTTCGTCGTACGCCGGGTGAGTGATCCCCATCTGGCCGCCGATCTGACCGCCGACATCTTCCTGGCGGTTTTGGACTCAGCGGACACCTACCGTTCCAGTCGGGGCGGCGAGATCGGATGGTTGTACGGCGTGGCGCGCAACGTCGTCGCGGCCCACCATCGCCGGACGGCTCGTGAGGCGCGGGCGACCGGCCGCGTCGCGGGCAGACGGATGATGGACGACAACGATCTCGTCCGGATGGAGGAGCGGATCGACGCCGCGCGCCAGACGCGGCGCGCTCTGGAGGCCATGGGCAACCTACCCGAGGGAGAGCGGGCCGTGCTGGAGCTCGTGGTGCACGACCAGCTCACCGTCACCGAGGCCGCCGCGGCTCTGGGCATCGGGAAGGTCACCGCACGAGTCCGGTTGCATCGGGCCAGACGCGCCCTGGGAAACGTCGCTTCGCCGTCGGCTGTGTACGTGGAGGGACAGGCATGA